The nucleotide window GCCCGATTCGGCGGCTCAGAgaggtccggaatactgctgccatcggaacagcccccaagcacgcCATCTTGCAGCTGATACAAAGAATATGTCTCGCCTGACGACTCACCGTCGGaacagatggccgtctcaccaCCGTCCACGGATCCTTCGGAAAActcacctccatggatgcaacctaCAAAGGTCCGCTTTACGGCGGGTTGGGCCCGGGCGGATCTCacgcgctgagccgtctcgatgatgttggtgcagacgtccggctcagggcccgattcgccgatccggccgatgaagacatgaattccgccgaaggggacccgatatccgtactcaattgagccggcctcggggccccagccttcgtcgtcgatgtagagcttgacGCGACAACTCTTGGTCATCTGGCCCACatcgtatcccttgagcccttcgaagttgcccttcaagaactcaaatccaccgtgcgctggccccacggtgggcgccaactgtcgtggaattgtcacggcagatgtcctagcaaaaggacttagtcgtagggccatcgtaactaggaagcttaaaggggttaatcggggcaaaggacacgcgaggttttatactagttcggccccttgcgatgaaggtaaaagcctacgtctagttgtgttggaattgctggggtttcgaagaccagggagcgaatatgcttgTCCTGACTTCGAGTTGTTGTTTCTTGcactaagccgccgccgggtcgtccccttatatacacgggttgacacctggcggcctacagagtcccggccggctcataaacgtgtccggctcggtgacgtcttcatatgcctttccttacaacctttctttacatatggcggtttacaatattgggcctttaAGCCGCCTAGGCTTTAAGCCTTCTACAAGTCTTAATAAACTGTCACTTTGAATATTACTCGGcttcttttgtaacccgccattagggttgacccggccccttctgggcgggtcatacctggtagttaTAATCCCAACACGTATCAATAATTACAATAAGAAGTATTTATCTAAAAGAACCCGGTGGCACAAATTTCATGTCCTCACATAAAATTTGTATTCATAAAACAATTCGTTCTCAAAGATTAATCTTAAAGAATCAAAATACACCTTTTATTTACAAAATGGAGTCAGTACATTATCATTTTGTTCCTCCTTGCTCTACCCAATACACCCATTTTGTACTGTATGAATGAGAAGAGAAAATTGAGAATTTTGGTAACACATATTGCCAGTATTTTTCATGGACAAATCACACATAATATCCTTGTCTACATTGCCACCCTCGTCCCTCGGCTATGGTACTTGTATCGCCAGACGCAGACGAGGAAGTAGCCAAAATTGAGTGTCGCTGCCACCGCCAATGTCCAATACACGTTGTCTAGCCTCCCTTGGTCTATGTTCCCCGGCAGCCACGCCGTGACCCGCCTCACCACGTCTACGAACACCGTGCTTATGTAGAACCCCATCGCGATGAGCAGCGGCGCCATGGCCGTAGCCAGGCTCCGTAGCATCTTGGGGAATTCCAGGTAGTAGAAGGCCATGTTCCCAGGGAAGTGCAGGGCCTCTCCGGCCCCGACGATGCTCAGCGGGAGCAGGAGCCACAACACGGACATGGGCGCACCGGGCTGTGCGCGCATGCTGCCAAGCCTCCGGCGCTCCACCAGCGCGGCGGCGACCATGCCTGAAACGTTCACCACATGGCCGAGGCCCACGCGCTGCAGCGGGGACGCTGGGGTGCCGGTGATCCTATGCCAGAGAGGGAAGACGGCACGGTCCAGGACCGGGGTGGCCACAATGAACCCGACGAGGGAGCAGACGGAGATGGCCCCCGCCGGGATGTTGAAGTGTGGTCCGAGCGAGCGGtccatggcgagggcctgcagGATGATCATGCCAAGCATCACTCCGATCGACACACTCACCATTATGCCGGACGACCACAGTGGGAAGACGCTGAGGAGGGACTTGAGGTCCTCGACCTGCTGCACCGTGCACAGCCGCCAGGCGCCACGGCCTGATTCACCCCGTGAGCTGTCGCTTCCAGTTGCTGCAGTGATCATGGCAGCTCGATTCAGAAATCTGCAAGAACAAGATACAATGAACGATTAACCAATCCAGAGGTAAAAAGTCTCCTGTTCGGGAAACAGCCAACTCCCTACGTACCTTAAGGTTTTACTTGGTGCCCCGTCGCTGCCGGATGTCACGAAGGCGCCGTCTCCTACGTTGTACCGCACACCACCATGTGCGTCGACTTGGACGCTACCCTTGCGCACTGCAGCCACGACGACGCGGGCCAGGTCTGTGTAGGGGCTGCCCTTTGTTACGGGCATCCGGTAGTACCGTGCGCCCAGAAGAAGCATCACCAAGCTAAACGTCGATGCAGCGAGACAGACACCGAACCCCACGGCCCATGACACGCCGTCCTGGATGTAGACAATGGCCGTGTCCCCAACGATGAAGGAGCCGTAGAGGAAGACAAAGTACCAGTTGAAGAAGGTGTCCTGCTCGTGCGTGCTGGCGAACTGGTCCGCACCCATTGTTGCGATGTTGAAACGTGTGCCTCCGGTGCCAATGGCAAGAAGTAATATGGCGGCATACAGCACGGCAAGTTGCCCTGGGGATCCGTGCTGGCACCCGACGGTGGACGATGATGTGCAGTGTGGTGGCCGCAAGGATGGCAACGCTGCGGTGAGCGTGAAAAAGACGAAAGCCTGGATAATGACATACTAGTTAATAATGCATGATCTTTATAGTTGTATTGCTAATGGTTTGTTCTTCTATTGCGCAAAAAGGTAAAGAATGCTGCAAACAACTAAGTGACTATGGACTAATTATCGCATCCATTTTGTTGTAATAAGACAGTGCCGGTGTTGCAAACATATAAAGGTTATGCTGCAATCGTGTTTCCTTTTTGTTATGGTCAGATGTTATAGTTAAATGACGATTTATTGCTATGTTGCAAAAGTGGAACCAAATATTGGCACCATGAAGAAGAATTGTCGCAGTGAGTTATTTCTCCAGAAGCTAACAATTTGCAAATTTGTTTTTGCACTGTACAAAAATTGATATAATAATCACTATAAAGTTGATTGTAAACTGGGGGTTTCTCTTTCAAATCTCTATTACCTACAGAAATATTCGTGTGTAAAGATCCTATTAACAATCCATTCATGTTTTTTCAGGCTGCATAATTTTTTCACTTTGGAGTTTGGATATGAAAGTGATCAGCGAATGCATCCAGCTAGTTGCATGAAACAGAGTTTTTATTATTTGAGAGCATGAGTCAGAGGTCGTATTTGTCATTTTAACGTCGCACAAACGCGTCATGGTCATGCATGCATAATTCTTATGGTTATGTTGATAAACATATAGTGACATGATAGCTACACATCGAACATTGACATGGCTTTCTTACATGACAGGAACATTTCAGTAATAGTGCTACACATCGAACAATGAGTTTCTTTTATTCACCGAAAAATGAAAGGAGAATCCTACAACGGATTACATAAACCAAATGACAGTTAAGACGGttcaaaaaagaagaaaagacaAGAAAAAAAATCACATTATAAGATGTGGCTCTGACCATTAATTCTTTGAACAGCTACTACTTATATTTCGGTTTCGCTCTGTGAAGGACCACTGTGTCTTACATTTGAAAAGTTGTTATCATCTCTCACTCAAAGGAAGGCTGAATAATAACTTCAAAAATAAAGCGACAAATTCTGAAGATGTAGTTTGGCGTTGTGTTTCTTTCAGGAGGTGGTTGATATATAATCTTAAGAGGCATATTGATTTGAACATGCCTACAAAAATATTTAAGAAATCATCATCCTTTACCTACATATTATCCCTTGAAAAAACCCATTATATCTCcaccacaaaaagaagaagagaaaatcaTTTTATCTACTCCAtccgatc belongs to Triticum urartu cultivar G1812 chromosome 7, Tu2.1, whole genome shotgun sequence and includes:
- the LOC125521909 gene encoding protein NRT1/ PTR FAMILY 2.3-like, with product MDSSTNSKLKPVVDQEEAQEKPGRERGGWITLPFIAGSMLGLGLAVNGTTNNLLVYLLKEYNVESIDAAQIANVARGSLNLVPVAGAVLADSYLGSFPVILAGAVINLLAFVFFTLTAALPSLRPPHCTSSSTVGCQHGSPGQLAVLYAAILLLAIGTGGTRFNIATMGADQFASTHEQDTFFNWYFVFLYGSFIVGDTAIVYIQDGVSWAVGFGVCLAASTFSLVMLLLGARYYRMPVTKGSPYTDLARVVVAAVRKGSVQVDAHGGVRYNVGDGAFVTSGSDGAPSKTLRFLNRAAMITAATGSDSSRGESGRGAWRLCTVQQVEDLKSLLSVFPLWSSGIMVSVSIGVMLGMIILQALAMDRSLGPHFNIPAGAISVCSLVGFIVATPVLDRAVFPLWHRITGTPASPLQRVGLGHVVNVSGMVAAALVERRRLGSMRAQPGAPMSVLWLLLPLSIVGAGEALHFPGNMAFYYLEFPKMLRSLATAMAPLLIAMGFYISTVFVDVVRRVTAWLPGNIDQGRLDNVYWTLAVAATLNFGYFLVCVWRYKYHSRGTRVAM